DNA sequence from the Lycium barbarum isolate Lr01 chromosome 5, ASM1917538v2, whole genome shotgun sequence genome:
tgtcccaaaaagaatgggGGGATTCCTATTCTCAGTGTGACTTTTGAACTCTTCTTGAGATAGATTTACATGTTTATGAACTTTATAATATCAATAACATTTTTCTATAATTTAAAAAACATTTAGAAAAATGTTTGAGAATGAAAAAACTGTTGGACTATCCGGATAGTAGTAGTGCCATTCTTTGGGACGGAGGGTTGGAGAGAGTAATATGGTTATTTCCTTAGTGatatgtatatgtttctgcaaACTACAGTTTGTGTTCAGCTCTATGTTTCAAATGATTGCATGTTAGTGGTGGCAACTCAACTACAAACACGTGGTTCAGTTTGAAGTTCCTAATGCCCTAGTGATTTATTAAGCACACAGCTTAAACTTGTCTATCTTTGACAAGATGGAATCAAGGAGGAAACCACTAAAtgtaaacaacaacaataacatacctagtgtaatcccaccAGTGGGGTGACCACTACttgtaaatataaataaattgaaAAACAAAGAAAGGAACTATATCCCTAGCAACAGGATAAGTAAAAGCAAAGGAACTTTTGGTAAATATTAAGGTGCGTTATATAAAAAGTCTTCAaaccttggtggacagagttaccctGTATCTGTGTTTGTGGGAGGCAGGTATCCCGTgtaattagtcgaggtgcgcacaAGCTATCCCAGACACCACTGTTAAACAAAACTATATAACAAGTTCAGTAAAAAATAATGATAACTTTCACCAAAGAAACCGTATTCCGCAGTCATTCAAGCAGCCAGTAGCTGAGTTTTCATTAGAGGAATCTATTGCATGAGATCACACAAAGCATCCAGTTGATTTCATCCGGATGGCTAGGACTGTTTTTGGCCTCGTTGTTTTTGTATATTATCTGCCTACATATACATGTAGTATTGTGCAATCCACAGTAACCAATAGCTCACTGTCTGAAGTTATGTATGACTCCAGCATATGGTTCTTTGCATGTGGACCTAGATATGAACCTCTATGACCGCTACTGATATACCGTTTCCTATCCCACCAGGATTTGACTTATACTTCCATGACACCATTCATCCGAGGGAAATGTCACAGATTCAAAATCAGTGGTTTTGGTGTTAATTCATCTCAGCTGTGATTTTCCTTTTGTTTGTACACTTGATTGTCTCAGTGCTGTATGTCCGTAAGAGTCCGAACCCCAGTTATGTAGTAAGTACGCCTGCAGAGTTCTATATCTTGTAATCTCACTGGAAGTACGCCTGCAGGGTTCTTTAACTTTCCATATTAATGCTGCCTTGTTGTTTCCGTGCCAGTACTCATTTGCTTGAAATCCTTGCATTCTTTCCCTTTTTTATGTGACATGCCCGGGACTATATCAGAAGCATCGACCAGCATTGTAGAGATACTTACGTACAGGCACAGATAATTTAGGACAAGGGGAAAGAAGAATAGAAACTTAGTATCCCATAGGTCCCTAATATGATGGTGGTTCAAAGATCTGTTATGGCTTTATGATGGTATATGTATCTGCTAAGACATTCCTCTCTAACGCATACTTTTGATTGCAAGTTTTCAACTTAGAATTTTTTTGTGTTACCTTTTTGATTAGATTTTCCTTATGAAAAATAAATATACTGCAGAATTTTGTGTCTCTAGGCTTAGTATTCTTTAGTGATCTAATGTAAATAAGCGCTGTGCAGATCTCCCTCCTGATAAAGAGCCACTAGATTGGAACACGAGAATGAAGATTGCAGCTGGTGCAGCAAAAGGTTTGGAGTACCTTCATGATAAGGCGAACCCTCCTGTTATTTATAGGGATTTCAAGTCATCCAACATATTACTTGAAGAAAACTTTTTCCCGAAGCTTTCTGATTTTGGGCTAGCAAAACTTGGTCCTACTGGAGACAAGTCACATGTGTCCACAAGGGTCATGGGAACTTATGGTTACTGTGCACCTGAGTATGCCATGACTGGACAATTGACTGTCAAATCTGATGTCTATAGTTTTGGAGTTGTATTCTTGGAGCTTATCACTGGACGTAAGGCTATTGACAGCACCAAACCTCAGGGAGAACAAAACCTTGTCGCATGGGTAATCTACTTATGTCTTTACTTTAGTTTACCAATTTGTTGATCTCTTTTATTCATGATCATGTCCAAGAGTGGAGGCACCTATTGGAAAGGGGATTCAAGTGAAAATTACTTTAAGGGTGTTTGGTATGGTGTGTTCCAAATTTTCTATGTTTTgttggtcaaaatattttggaaaacattttctcaagcaaaacaagttccttaaaaatgagggaaatgacttccctaatggaaGTAGGGAAACATAAGTGGCATTCCAAGTTTATTGTCTCCTTTCTAGAAGtgacattccaagttcattgtctcctccccaccCACCCAACGCTCCCAACCCCCTTGTGCCAAGAaagcattttccttcataccaaacacaccctaagtcACAGGTTCAAATCCCAAGTGTGTCATGCTTGTATCTTTTGAATCCCCTTATCAGAGTTTCTGGCTCTGCCACTGATCACGTCTTTGAAGTGATAATAACAGGCTCAGCTCTGTCAAATTGTTGATTGTTTATCCTTTGTATTCTGAATGTACATGCAGGCTAGGCCAATGTTTAATGATCGTCGGAAGTTTGCAAAATTAGCTGATCCAAGTCTGCAAGGACAATTTCCAATGAGAGGTCTGTACCAGGCTTTAGCTGTGGCTTCCATGTGTATCCAAGAACAGGCTGCTGCTCGTCCGTTAATTGGGGATGTGGTTACTGCCCTTTCTTATCTAGCAAACCAGGCACATGATCCTGGACAAGGTCATAGATTTGGAGCAGACAGTAACGATAGGAGAAATAAAGATGATAGAGGTGGAAGAATATCTAGGAATGAAGATGGGGCAGGAGGAGGATCAGGGCGGAAATGGGATCACTTGGACGGAGGATCTGAGAAGGACGATTCCCCAAGGGAAACAGCAAGGATGTTAAACAGGGATTTGGACCGAGAAAGAGCGGTGGCGGAGGCTAAAATGTGGGGCGAGAATTGGAGAGACAAGAGAAGACAAAATGCTCAAGGCAGTTTTGATGGCACTAATGGATAGTCATTACATGTCGGATTCCAGGATCCCTGACTCATAAAAGGTAGTCTTGATCTGAGCTTGTAGTGCGTTTCACTCGATGCTTGTAAAAATTGAAATCTACCATTTAGTTAAAGAGTGTGATGGAGCTAAAAGGGAACTGATTGAGCCACCTCTCTTAGATTTTCCCTGAAAGATGTACTTTATTTTTCATTGACCCCTTTTTCCAATTGTTTTCTGAAACATAAGTTAAGTGGACAAATGGGAAAAGATCAAATAGAGGACATATTTCAAATTTGGGAGTAAAGAAATCTCTCAAGTTAAAGTTGTGAAATGCTTAGCTCCGTCTTTTTAGGGACCAAAAAGGATCATTTACTGTCTGTAATCTTGGCTGTAACATGTTATACACTAATCTTGATCTTTTATATGGCAGAAACGATCGGTATGTCTCAGTTTCTGGTCACCATGAATACTTGAAAAACACATCACTCTCTTCTGGCCATTGCAATTGATTGTATCTTTCGTTTCAAGGCTTTGTACTTAGTCCGCGTGGTTGGAGTCCTGTGTGCTTCTTTTCATATCTTATTTTCACACCTTTCGATTCTTAAACAGACAAGTATTATCACAACATCCAAGTCCAGCTAACAAAGATTAGGAAGAGAGATATACACTCCATACGCTGTAACGTGAATGCACTATTGAGTATTGATTGCTAGAAGCCAAAATTCCGTATGTACTGTCCATTTAACTCTCATCATATATGGGGTAGTGAAAGAAGGCCAAACACTAAAATTATGATTTATATTGGCCGAAGACGTGCCACCTCTTTACTCTGACATGCTGAAACAGACCTACAATACTTGTCTTTTAAGCAAGagattcatttttcattttctttagtGTGACTAATATCCTAGGCTAgatgaaagttgaaactatagcTAAAATACGTGGCTACTTCTCTTTTCACTCTTTCGTTTTTATTTCTTATTTGGGGTCAGGTCCTGGGACCATGGTGTTATAGTGTGAAGACAATATTACGATCTGGAACATTAATTTACAAATTTAGAGTTGTCTTTGTTTGGGTCTACTATTATTGAGGCCCTTATCATCGCTATAATCCTTGTACTTCATCATGTGTGTAGTTTTATTGCTTGTTTATCCCTTAGGTGTGCATACAATGAGTTTTTAAGTTTTTATAAACAGTCAATGTAAGTAACTTTCTATACCATCGGGTTATTTAAAGAATATTTATCAGTAAGCCTCCTTAAAATATGagatttgaaattttgaaaataagATATGTTACCAGTTGCTTCTAGTGGTAGTGTCAGAAATTTAAATAAGAggattcaatttttttaatgggattcaacaatttatatattcacaaaaaaaaaaagcatttttAGTCCCTGTGTTATTGCATTATTCCTATTTTAGCCTTTGTGATATGGAACTAAGCATATTTAGTGATTTTAGTCCTTATACTAACAAAACTCAAGTAAATTAACGGACTGTTAACGATTAGAAGGGCAAATTTGGGTTTCTAATCTTGGTTGTGTTGTACTCTTATGAATTCCCAACCTGCATCTAGAGAACCACCAGACACAGCCTGAAAATAGATACCAACAACCTTCTTCTTTTTCTACCATCTCTCTCCCTTAATCACTCTCCCCTGCTAAGAAATAATTATGTTTCTAATTATTATCTCTTGAAAGATACTTAACAATCGTAAACCAAAAACAGAATCTTCATTTCGTTCAGCATCCCAGCAGAAAAAACGGCACAGAAGAAAACGGAGACTAGTCTTTTGAAATGAAAGCTACGTTGAAGATGCGTCTTTTTGACGTCAATTCCTGTATTTGGTTAATACCAAAATATATAAAaccaagaaaaataaaaagtaaatcaTGAATGCTTAATTCTCTACGTACTACCTACAAAAATATATTGAATCACCCCAACCTAATTGGAAGAAGCAAAGTGCTAACTGCCAGTGAGCAACGTAACTCAAAGCAATGGATAAATATTTACAAGAGAAGTTTTAGAACTATGGAaatggaaaaagaaaatgagGCTATGTATTAATTTCAAAAAGGAAACTCAGAGAGGAGGGGGAAGAGGCTTTTGGCAGAGAGAGGACATGGAGGAATTGTGTTGCAGAGGTTGACCCGTTTGAAGGGAGACGATGACAAAAGTTTGGGGTTCACTTTACCGAATTGCCCTTTTTAGAGTTAACAatctatttatttaatttatgTTAGTATAAGGACTAAAATCACACACATTAcctaattgaaggttaaatgtgtTTAGTTACATATCACAAGGATTAAAATAGGAAAAATGCAATAACACAAGAACTAAAAAATGTTATTttccccaacaaaaaaaaagtacttttaccctatatacatagtataatttTCAAATAAGGGGTTCAATTGGCCCCCTTGCACATGCCTGGGCCCTGGTTGCTTCAAGTAAATATGACATGACAGTGACGGTATATACTATTAACTCGCATATAATTAATCTCTTTTTACATAGAAAAGAATGAAGTGACTAAAAAATGCTGACATTAATGCTCAAAAGTATTATAGTAAAATATGTCAGCACCGGCCTAAAATCTTAAATGTGGAGCTAGCCTTCATATGTTATTAAGCCTTTGAAAAGACAACCAATGAGTATGAAGTATATTCTCTAACAGTGTCTTGCACTGCACATGTCGATCACTCGATTCTACGATTTACACGAGTTATATAACTATGGAGAGAGTTAGTGGCATAGAGGGTCTGAATTGAGTGAGAAATCCCAAAAAAATAATAGAGAGAAATGATGAGCTTAATAATAAATTTTGATTCTCATATCGTGTGACATGTTTATAATATCTAACCTAAAAACCTTGGGGAAATGAGTAGACCATTGGAGTAAGTAACATTATAAAGTTATTTGGAAATAATAGAACGGCCATTCACACAATAATAGAGAGAAATGATGGTGAAACGAGCttataataaaagtttgatttTCATATCGTGCGAAATAATTTTAACGTCTAACCTAAAAACCTTATGGAAATGAGTAGACTATTGGAGTAACCTAACATTGTAAATTTATTTGTAAATAATAGAACGGCCTTTCGATTCATACAATTTCTCTTTTCCTCTTTATACAGAGAGAAATGGAAATGGTAAGTAGGgagaaatatatataaataattacaaagaaattaaaaacaaaaagaaaaaaagaaacgaAACATACAAGCAGAGGCAGTAAGCCAGTAATTAAAACGGTTAAATAATTTGAAAGATTAATTAAAGACTTCAGCTTATGCAGCACACACCACAAGCACTGGTGTCTCAAATGGCTGCAAGTTCACTTGTGCCACCTCGCCACCGTTACGTTCTTCATTCTCATAGTCGTTAGCCAACGGTGGGATTACGGTATTCTCTTCATCGGATGGCTGATCAGATTCCACGTCATCAAGTTTCTTGATCATGTCCTCACTTTTAACAGGATGTATCTGTTCTGAGTTTACTACAGGAACCAtgtttattacatgttctggcaCCTTTTTCTCTAAATCATCTGATGGTTTTACGTTTCGGTAAAGTCCGTATAGCAACATTTGAATCATTCCAAGGAAGAAACCCAATACATTTGGTAGCTGTACAAAGTAAGACAAATCAATAACCGAGTTAAAAAATGAAAGGGCACAAGTAAACTCATCTAATGAAGAAAATTAGTAATTTATGTTAGACACCCCTAAAATTAGGACCAGGAGGGAGGGGGTAATTTAAACAAGTTTTTTTTAATTCTATGGAAAAATTACTAGTAAATGTTTTGTGGAGAAAATTCAAAGTTAGTTTTATGAGAATTAAATTAGTACAGTACAAATTAAGAAAAAGcttgtttttaaaaataaaaattactagTACATGTACTACGAACAATAAATTTTCGCAATCTGTAAATAGAAGACGATTAAAGAGAAAATATCACAAAATGGAATATAATGTTAAGAAAAGTTTCTAGAAAACCAATATTTTAGTTTGGTTGAATTCTGC
Encoded proteins:
- the LOC132641317 gene encoding serine/threonine-protein kinase PBS1 isoform X1, yielding MGCFSCFDSKEEEKLNPQKDRDDHKEVNHTAPSNISRLSSGADRLKTRSTNGSKREFLGPKDAPDVQIAAHTFTFRELAAATNNFRPESFIGEGGFGRVYKGQLSSGQVVAVKQLDRNGLQGNREFLVEVLMLSLLHHPNLVNLLGYCADGEQRLLVYEFMPLGSLEDHLHDLPPDKEPLDWNTRMKIAAGAAKGLEYLHDKANPPVIYRDFKSSNILLEENFFPKLSDFGLAKLGPTGDKSHVSTRVMGTYGYCAPEYAMTGQLTVKSDVYSFGVVFLELITGRKAIDSTKPQGEQNLVAWARPMFNDRRKFAKLADPSLQGQFPMRGLYQALAVASMCIQEQAAARPLIGDVVTALSYLANQAHDPGQGHRFGADSNDRRNKDDRGGRISRNEDGAGGGSGRKWDHLDGGSEKDDSPRETARMLNRDLDRERAVAEAKMWGENWRDKRRQNAQGSFDGTNG
- the LOC132641317 gene encoding serine/threonine-protein kinase PBS1 isoform X2 → MITRKLITLPLQIFLDYLQVVAVKQLDRNGLQGNREFLVEVLMLSLLHHPNLVNLLGYCADGEQRLLVYEFMPLGSLEDHLHDLPPDKEPLDWNTRMKIAAGAAKGLEYLHDKANPPVIYRDFKSSNILLEENFFPKLSDFGLAKLGPTGDKSHVSTRVMGTYGYCAPEYAMTGQLTVKSDVYSFGVVFLELITGRKAIDSTKPQGEQNLVAWARPMFNDRRKFAKLADPSLQGQFPMRGLYQALAVASMCIQEQAAARPLIGDVVTALSYLANQAHDPGQGHRFGADSNDRRNKDDRGGRISRNEDGAGGGSGRKWDHLDGGSEKDDSPRETARMLNRDLDRERAVAEAKMWGENWRDKRRQNAQGSFDGTNG